In Lachnospiraceae bacterium, one DNA window encodes the following:
- the tyrS gene encoding tyrosine--tRNA ligase, giving the protein MQIYEELVARGLIAQVTNEEEIRKMVNEGKAVFYIGFDPTADSLHVGHFMALCLMKRLQMAGNKPIALIGGGTGMVGDPSGRTDMRKMMTPEIIQHNCDCFKKQMSRFIDFSDGKALMVNNAEWLMNLNYIEFLREVGPHFSVNNMLRAECYKQRMEKGLSFLEFNYMLMQSYDFYELFQRYGCNMQFGGDDQWSNMLGGTELIRRKLGKDAHAMTITLLLNSEGKKMGKTQSGAVWLDPEKTSPFDFYQYWRNVGDADVLKCLRMLTFLPLEQIDEMDKWEGSQLNKAKEILAFELTKLVHGEEEAAKAQEGARALFAGGANTENMPTCELGEEDFTDGNIDILTVLTKSGLAASRSEARRNVEQGGVSADGTQIKDIKAVFAKEQFAGDGVVIKRGKKNFKKVILK; this is encoded by the coding sequence ATGCAGATCTATGAAGAATTAGTTGCCAGAGGTCTTATCGCCCAGGTAACAAATGAAGAAGAAATCCGTAAAATGGTAAACGAAGGAAAAGCAGTTTTCTATATTGGTTTTGACCCAACTGCTGACAGTCTTCATGTAGGACATTTTATGGCACTGTGCCTGATGAAACGTCTTCAGATGGCTGGAAATAAGCCGATCGCCCTGATCGGAGGCGGTACTGGTATGGTAGGAGATCCATCAGGACGTACTGATATGCGTAAGATGATGACACCTGAGATCATCCAGCACAACTGTGACTGCTTCAAAAAGCAGATGAGCCGTTTCATTGATTTCTCTGATGGAAAAGCCCTGATGGTAAACAATGCTGAGTGGCTGATGAACTTAAATTATATTGAATTTTTAAGGGAAGTAGGTCCTCATTTCTCCGTTAATAATATGCTCCGTGCAGAGTGCTACAAGCAGAGAATGGAAAAAGGCTTAAGCTTCTTAGAGTTTAACTACATGCTGATGCAGAGCTATGACTTCTATGAGCTGTTCCAGCGCTATGGCTGCAACATGCAGTTCGGCGGTGATGACCAGTGGAGCAATATGTTAGGCGGTACAGAGCTGATCCGCCGTAAGCTGGGCAAAGATGCTCATGCTATGACCATTACCCTGTTATTAAACTCCGAAGGTAAAAAGATGGGCAAGACCCAGTCAGGTGCTGTATGGCTGGATCCTGAAAAAACCTCTCCATTTGATTTTTACCAGTACTGGAGAAACGTAGGTGACGCTGATGTACTTAAGTGCCTGCGTATGCTTACTTTCCTGCCATTAGAGCAGATCGATGAAATGGACAAGTGGGAAGGAAGCCAGTTAAATAAGGCAAAAGAGATCCTTGCATTTGAACTGACCAAGCTGGTACATGGGGAAGAAGAGGCTGCAAAAGCACAGGAAGGTGCAAGAGCATTATTTGCAGGCGGCGCTAATACCGAAAATATGCCAACCTGTGAACTGGGTGAAGAAGATTTCACAGATGGAAATATCGACATTTTAACTGTTCTTACAAAATCAGGACTGGCCGCATCACGTTCTGAGGCAAGAAGAAATGTAGAACAGGGCGGTGTATCTGCTGACGGAACACAGATCAAGGATATCAAGGCAGTATTTGCAAAAGAACAGTTTGCAGGTGATGGTGTTGTGATCAAGCGCGGAAAGAAGAACTTTAAGAAAGTTATTTTAAAGTAA
- a CDS encoding MATE family efflux transporter, translated as MKKSYEIDMCNGPLLGKILVFSVPLMLSGILQLLFNAADIIVVGRFAGSTALAAVGSTASLINLMINVFVGLSVGVNVLAARYYGGQKEKDIQDTVHTAIMMAILSGLFLVLLGETASRPMLTLMGTPDDVLDQAALYLKIYFFGMPVLMIYNFGAALLRAVGDTRRPLYFLFAAGAVNVVLNLFFVIQLGMGVDGVGWATVISECVSAGLIIRSLMKERGAMKLHLSKLRIVPEKLKQIIRIGLPAGMQGAIFSISNVLIQSSVNSFGSIAMAGNTSSANIEGFVYTAMNAVYQTSLSFTSQNLGGKKYSRIDKIKNICLGVVTVVGLILGLGAVFGGKGLLSIYSSDPEVLAFGMRRLRIICGTYFLCGLMDCMVGSLRGLGYSVLPMIVSLTGACGFRVFWIFTIFASCRTLEVLYLSYPVSWIITASAHMFTYYKIRKRFPKKDAV; from the coding sequence ATGAAAAAATCATATGAAATAGATATGTGTAACGGCCCACTTCTGGGCAAGATCCTTGTTTTTTCAGTTCCCCTTATGCTTTCCGGTATTCTTCAGCTGCTTTTTAACGCGGCAGACATCATTGTAGTAGGAAGGTTTGCGGGAAGTACAGCACTGGCAGCTGTTGGTTCTACCGCCTCACTGATCAATTTAATGATCAATGTATTTGTGGGATTATCAGTAGGTGTCAATGTTCTTGCTGCCAGATATTATGGCGGCCAGAAGGAAAAAGATATTCAGGATACAGTCCACACAGCTATTATGATGGCTATATTAAGCGGTCTGTTTCTGGTGCTTCTGGGAGAAACTGCTTCAAGGCCGATGCTTACCCTTATGGGAACACCGGATGATGTACTGGATCAGGCGGCATTGTACCTGAAGATCTATTTCTTTGGGATGCCGGTGCTGATGATCTATAACTTCGGTGCAGCTCTTTTAAGGGCGGTAGGGGATACCAGACGTCCGTTGTACTTTTTATTTGCAGCCGGAGCTGTAAATGTAGTTTTGAACCTGTTTTTTGTAATACAGCTGGGAATGGGCGTAGATGGCGTTGGCTGGGCAACCGTTATTTCTGAATGTGTGTCTGCGGGCCTGATCATCCGCAGCCTGATGAAGGAAAGGGGAGCTATGAAGCTTCATCTTTCCAAGCTGCGCATTGTACCTGAAAAATTGAAACAGATCATACGTATAGGTCTGCCGGCAGGTATGCAGGGGGCGATCTTCTCTATTTCCAACGTGCTGATCCAGTCATCTGTAAACTCATTCGGCTCTATTGCCATGGCAGGAAATACATCTTCTGCCAATATTGAAGGCTTTGTATACACGGCTATGAATGCTGTATACCAGACCAGCTTAAGCTTTACCAGCCAGAACCTGGGCGGTAAGAAATACAGCCGTATTGACAAGATTAAAAATATCTGTCTGGGAGTTGTAACAGTAGTAGGTCTGATCCTGGGACTGGGAGCTGTATTTGGAGGAAAAGGACTTTTAAGTATCTATTCTTCTGATCCGGAGGTACTTGCCTTTGGCATGCGCAGACTGCGTATTATCTGCGGTACCTATTTTCTGTGCGGTCTTATGGATTGTATGGTAGGAAGTTTAAGAGGTCTGGGATATTCTGTACTTCCAATGATCGTATCCTTAACAGGAGCCTGCGGCTTCCGTGTATTCTGGATCTTTACGATCTTTGCTTCCTGCCGGACCCTTGAAGTGCTTTATCTGTCCTATCCGGTTTCCTGGATCATAACGGCTTCAGCTCATATGTTTACATATTATAAAATACGAAAAAGATTCCCGAAAAAAGATGCAGTGTAA
- a CDS encoding radical SAM protein, whose translation MNLPDYTNCTLCPRMCHVNRSVTTGYCGCSSHISAARAALHKWEEPVLSGPEEEPGGSGAVFFSGCTLRCCFCQNSILSKDHFGKELTVNELGDAFLRLQDKGAYNINLVTPTQFFPDIIKTLDLVRHKLHIPVVCNCGGYERPEIISLLKDYIDIWLPDFKYFDNELAFRYSKAKYYFEQASASIAQMIHQTGAPEYTLHPSSVPGRPDFPLMTKGIIIRHMVLPGHKDDSIRLLYWIHQHFPEHSYLVSLLSQYTPYTQNPDYPQLNRRITSYEYNKVVDTALELGMTDGFMQQKSSAKEEYTPPFNLEGL comes from the coding sequence ATGAACTTACCTGACTATACAAACTGTACACTCTGTCCCAGAATGTGTCATGTAAACCGCAGTGTGACCACAGGCTACTGCGGCTGCTCAAGTCACATTTCAGCAGCCAGAGCCGCCCTTCATAAATGGGAGGAACCGGTACTTAGCGGACCGGAAGAAGAACCAGGCGGCAGCGGCGCTGTCTTTTTCTCCGGCTGTACCTTACGCTGCTGTTTCTGCCAGAATTCAATACTAAGCAAGGACCATTTTGGTAAAGAACTGACCGTAAACGAACTTGGAGATGCTTTTTTGCGTCTTCAGGACAAAGGTGCTTACAATATCAATCTGGTAACGCCTACCCAGTTTTTTCCGGATATCATTAAAACACTGGATCTGGTCCGCCACAAGCTGCATATTCCTGTAGTCTGTAACTGTGGCGGCTATGAACGCCCGGAGATCATTTCCCTGTTAAAAGATTATATTGATATCTGGCTTCCTGATTTTAAATATTTTGACAATGAACTGGCTTTTCGCTATTCAAAAGCAAAATATTACTTTGAACAGGCCTCTGCTTCTATTGCCCAGATGATCCACCAGACCGGCGCACCCGAATATACACTCCATCCTTCCTCTGTCCCCGGCAGACCGGATTTTCCCTTAATGACGAAAGGCATCATTATCCGCCATATGGTCCTTCCCGGTCACAAGGATGACTCTATCCGGTTGCTTTACTGGATCCACCAACATTTTCCGGAGCATTCCTATCTGGTAAGTCTGTTAAGCCAGTACACTCCTTATACCCAAAATCCGGACTATCCCCAGCTAAACCGCCGGATCACTTCTTATGAGTATAACAAAGTAGTAGATACTGCCCTGGAGCTTGGCATGACTGACGGTTTTATGCAGCAAAAAAGCAGTGCGAAAGAAGAATACACACCGCCTTTTAATCTGGAAGGGCTGTAA
- a CDS encoding AraC family transcriptional regulator: MKQISMDFNKRQYMRPVDFELFYYNDTELRSVASHHHDYCEFYFFLEGNVKYHIGDAIYKLSYGDCLLIPPGIPHFPEFLSFDQPYRRFVLWLNRSYYEKLHKQDTDLTYCFDTAASNQIYRIPTDRITAQDILGKLMDLLEENSSERIFHAQARELMAMSFLVYINRLLYSSLHEHSQVFENALYLKICDYIHQNLEDDLSLERIAANFYVSKYHIAHIFKDNMGISLHQYILKKRLHASRQAILSGEPISRIFPQYGFKDYTSFFRAFKKEYGISPKEYREQHRLIRTEP, encoded by the coding sequence ATGAAACAGATTTCCATGGATTTCAATAAACGGCAATACATGCGGCCGGTAGATTTTGAGCTTTTTTATTATAACGATACTGAGCTGCGTTCTGTTGCCTCTCACCACCATGATTACTGCGAATTTTATTTTTTTCTGGAAGGAAATGTCAAATACCACATCGGCGATGCTATATACAAACTTTCCTACGGTGACTGCCTGCTGATTCCTCCGGGAATCCCCCATTTTCCGGAATTTCTCTCCTTCGACCAGCCATACCGCCGTTTTGTACTCTGGCTGAACCGGTCTTATTATGAAAAACTCCATAAACAGGATACTGACCTGACCTATTGCTTTGACACTGCTGCCTCTAACCAGATCTACCGCATTCCTACCGACCGTATTACAGCCCAGGATATCCTGGGAAAGCTGATGGATCTGTTAGAGGAAAATAGTTCCGAGCGTATTTTTCATGCCCAGGCAAGAGAACTGATGGCTATGTCTTTCCTTGTATACATTAACCGGCTCCTTTACAGCAGCCTCCACGAACATTCCCAGGTATTTGAAAATGCCCTTTACTTAAAAATATGTGACTATATCCATCAGAATCTGGAAGATGATCTAAGTCTGGAACGGATCGCAGCAAATTTTTATGTGAGTAAATACCACATTGCCCACATTTTCAAAGATAATATGGGAATTTCCTTGCATCAGTATATATTAAAAAAGCGGCTTCATGCCAGCCGCCAGGCGATCCTCTCCGGCGAACCTATCAGCCGTATTTTTCCACAATATGGTTTTAAAGATTACACCAGCTTTTTCCGTGCTTTTAAAAAAGAATACGGGATCTCACCGAAAGAATACAGGGAGCAGCACCGGCTGATCAGAACCGAACCATAA